The Gordonia sp. KTR9 genome contains a region encoding:
- a CDS encoding alanine/glycine:cation symporter family protein, which translates to MTDFLNDLNSIIWSNPLVYLCLGVGVYFSIRSRFLQIRHVPEMIRVMRHGQSSPDGVSSFQALMISLAGRVGTGNIAGVATAIAFGGPGALFWMWAMAFLGASTSFVECTLGQIYKTRDPLTDEYRGGPAYYFSKALAHTKAAPFFKVYGLVFAAVTVLACGLLLPSVQSNSMAIAMSQAWGVADWAVAVGVVIVLAFVIIGGVKRIATFATIVVPFMAVLYILFALVVVFTNASQIPDVLRLIFASAFGVDSVFGSVVGAAVMWGVKRGIYSNEAGQGTGPHAAAAAEVSHPAKQGFVQAFAVYIDTLFVCSATGFLIISTGAYRVFEGESADGAVIAEGGLLPAGTDVGPTFVQIGFDSMWTGAGSTFVAVSLAFFCLTTIIAYYYMAETNLRFLMGKASTIYIAPLRSTLGANLTMLLQALILVSVAIGCVSTASEAWTLGDIGVGLMAWLNIVGILILQQPAFKALRDYEKQKKEGKDPIFDPVALGIVGATFWESYGRADETREAAPLSK; encoded by the coding sequence ATGACCGACTTTCTGAACGACCTCAACAGCATCATCTGGAGCAATCCGCTGGTGTACCTGTGCCTCGGTGTGGGGGTGTACTTCTCCATCCGATCGAGGTTCCTGCAGATCCGGCACGTGCCCGAGATGATCCGGGTCATGCGCCACGGCCAGAGTTCACCCGACGGCGTCTCGTCCTTCCAGGCGCTGATGATCTCGCTTGCCGGCCGGGTGGGTACCGGGAACATCGCCGGCGTCGCGACAGCGATCGCCTTCGGCGGACCGGGCGCATTGTTCTGGATGTGGGCGATGGCCTTCCTCGGGGCGTCGACCTCGTTCGTCGAGTGCACGCTCGGCCAGATCTACAAGACCCGAGACCCGCTCACCGACGAGTACCGCGGTGGCCCGGCCTACTACTTCAGCAAAGCGCTCGCCCACACGAAGGCAGCGCCGTTCTTCAAGGTCTACGGACTGGTGTTCGCCGCGGTGACCGTCCTCGCCTGCGGCCTGCTCCTGCCGAGCGTCCAGTCGAACTCCATGGCGATCGCGATGAGCCAGGCATGGGGCGTCGCGGACTGGGCCGTCGCGGTCGGCGTGGTCATCGTGCTCGCATTCGTCATCATCGGCGGGGTCAAGCGCATCGCGACCTTCGCGACGATCGTCGTCCCGTTCATGGCCGTTCTCTACATCCTGTTCGCGCTCGTGGTCGTCTTCACCAACGCGTCGCAGATCCCCGACGTTCTCCGCTTGATCTTCGCGAGTGCCTTCGGTGTCGATTCCGTGTTCGGTTCGGTGGTCGGCGCTGCCGTGATGTGGGGCGTCAAGCGCGGCATCTATTCCAACGAGGCCGGTCAGGGCACCGGACCGCACGCCGCCGCGGCCGCCGAGGTCTCACATCCCGCCAAGCAGGGCTTCGTGCAGGCCTTCGCCGTCTACATCGACACGCTGTTCGTCTGCTCGGCCACCGGCTTCCTCATCATCTCGACCGGCGCGTACCGGGTGTTCGAGGGCGAGAGCGCCGACGGCGCGGTGATCGCCGAGGGAGGCCTGCTCCCCGCCGGCACCGACGTGGGGCCGACCTTCGTCCAGATCGGCTTCGACAGCATGTGGACCGGTGCCGGTTCGACTTTCGTCGCGGTGTCTCTCGCCTTCTTCTGCCTCACGACCATCATCGCGTACTACTACATGGCCGAGACCAACCTGCGCTTCCTGATGGGCAAGGCCTCCACGATCTACATCGCCCCGCTGCGCAGCACTCTCGGCGCGAATCTGACGATGCTGCTGCAGGCGCTCATCCTGGTGTCGGTGGCGATCGGCTGCGTCTCCACCGCGAGCGAGGCGTGGACACTCGGCGACATCGGTGTCGGCCTCATGGCCTGGCTGAACATCGTCGGCATCCTGATCCTGCAACAGCCCGCGTTCAAGGCCCTGCGCGATTACGAGAAGCAGAAGAAGGAGGGCAAGGATCCCATCTTCGACCCGGTCGCCCTCGGCATCGTCGGAGCGACGTTCTGGGAGTCCTACGGTCGGGCCGACGAGACCAGGGAGGCCGCGCCGCTGTCGAAGTGA